Proteins from one Stenotrophomonas aracearum genomic window:
- the coxB gene encoding cytochrome c oxidase subunit II has protein sequence MKQRRKWGTQFGKAVGCGAALMAPALAWAQSADPKPWQLNMGKGVTQSSRLAWESNMFSLWVCTVIGVLVFGAMFYAIFKFRKSKGAVAATFSHNTKAEVIWTVIPVIILVVMAWPATANLIKFYDTRDAEMTVKVTGYQWMWKYEYLGEEVTFTSRLDRESDRVRQSGKVPDRESHPHYLLDVDNRLVLPVDTKVRFVITSDDVIHAWWVPALGWKQDAIPGFINEAWTNIEQVGVYRGQCAELCGKDHGFMPIVVEAVSKDDFQKWLAAKRPKAADPAPAPAAPEATPEATPGETPEAPAAPAAAPAAAPENA, from the coding sequence ATGAAGCAACGCAGAAAGTGGGGCACGCAGTTCGGAAAGGCAGTGGGGTGTGGGGCAGCGCTGATGGCGCCGGCACTGGCGTGGGCCCAATCGGCCGACCCCAAGCCGTGGCAGCTCAACATGGGCAAGGGGGTCACCCAGAGCTCGCGGTTGGCCTGGGAATCCAACATGTTCTCGCTGTGGGTGTGTACGGTCATCGGCGTGCTGGTGTTCGGCGCGATGTTCTATGCCATCTTCAAGTTCCGCAAATCCAAGGGTGCGGTCGCCGCCACCTTCAGCCACAACACCAAGGCCGAGGTGATCTGGACCGTCATCCCGGTGATCATCCTGGTGGTGATGGCCTGGCCGGCCACCGCCAACCTGATCAAGTTCTACGACACCCGCGACGCCGAAATGACCGTGAAGGTCACCGGCTACCAGTGGATGTGGAAGTACGAGTACCTGGGCGAAGAGGTCACCTTCACCAGCCGCCTGGACCGCGAGTCGGACCGGGTGCGGCAGAGCGGCAAGGTGCCCGACCGTGAGAGCCACCCGCATTACCTGCTCGACGTGGACAACCGCCTGGTGCTGCCGGTCGACACCAAGGTGCGCTTCGTCATCACCTCCGACGACGTGATCCACGCCTGGTGGGTGCCCGCGCTGGGCTGGAAGCAGGACGCCATTCCCGGCTTCATCAACGAGGCCTGGACCAACATCGAGCAGGTCGGCGTGTACCGCGGCCAGTGCGCCGAGTTGTGCGGCAAGGACCATGGCTTCATGCCGATCGTGGTCGAGGCGGTCTCGAAGGACGACTTCCAGAAGTGGCTGGCCGCAAAGCGTCCGAAGGCGGCAGATCCCGCCCCGGCGCCCGCCGCGCCGGAAGCCACTCCGGAAGCGACCCCGGGTGAAACACCGGAAGCACCGGCAGCGCCGGCCGCGGCACCGGCCGCGGCGCCGGAAAACGCCTGA
- the ctaD gene encoding cytochrome c oxidase subunit I, giving the protein MAHTAVDHDGHHGHQQSFFERWFFSTNHKDIGTLYLLFSFLMFIIGAAMSVIIRAELMQPGLQFVKPETFNQLTTVHALVMIFGGVMPAFVGLANWMIPLQVGAPDMALPRMNNWSFWLLPVAFSLLLLTFLLPGGAPAGGWTLYPPLSLQGGYNVAFTVFAIHVAGISSIMGAINIIATVLNMRAPGIDLLKMPIFCWSWLITAFLLIAVMPVLAGAVTMLLTDKFFGTSFFNAAGGGDPVMFQHIFWFFGHPEVYIMILPAFGVVSEIIPTFSRKPLFGYQAMVYAIAAIAFLSFIVWAHHMFTVGMPLGGEIYFMFATMLISIPTGVKVFNWVSTMWRGSLTFEAPMLWAVAFVILFTIGGFSGLMLAIVVADFQYHDTYFVVAHFHYVLVTGAVFALIGAVYYWWPKWTGRMYSEFWAKVHFWWSILFVNLLFFPQHFLGLAGMPRRIPDYSVAFADWNLISSIGAFGMFVTPFMMAAILIASLRNGEKAADRSWEGARGLEWTIPSPAPAHTFTVPPVIRPGDLAHDDITH; this is encoded by the coding sequence ATGGCGCATACCGCAGTTGATCACGACGGGCATCACGGACATCAGCAGTCGTTCTTCGAACGTTGGTTCTTCTCGACCAACCACAAGGACATCGGCACGCTGTACCTGCTCTTCAGCTTCCTCATGTTCATCATCGGCGCGGCGATGAGCGTGATCATCCGCGCCGAGCTGATGCAGCCCGGCCTGCAGTTCGTGAAGCCGGAAACCTTCAACCAGCTCACCACCGTGCATGCACTGGTGATGATCTTCGGTGGCGTCATGCCGGCCTTCGTCGGCCTGGCCAACTGGATGATTCCGCTGCAGGTCGGCGCGCCGGACATGGCGCTGCCGCGCATGAACAACTGGTCGTTCTGGCTGCTGCCGGTGGCGTTCAGCCTGCTGCTGCTCACCTTCCTGCTGCCCGGTGGCGCACCGGCCGGTGGCTGGACCCTGTACCCGCCGCTGTCGCTGCAGGGCGGCTACAACGTGGCCTTTACCGTGTTCGCCATCCACGTGGCCGGCATCAGCTCGATCATGGGCGCGATCAACATCATCGCCACCGTGCTCAACATGCGCGCGCCCGGCATCGACCTGCTGAAGATGCCGATCTTCTGCTGGTCCTGGCTGATCACCGCGTTCCTGCTGATCGCGGTGATGCCGGTGCTGGCCGGTGCGGTGACCATGCTGCTCACCGACAAGTTCTTCGGCACCAGCTTCTTCAATGCCGCCGGCGGTGGCGACCCGGTGATGTTCCAGCACATCTTCTGGTTCTTCGGCCACCCGGAGGTGTACATCATGATCCTGCCGGCGTTCGGCGTGGTCAGCGAAATCATCCCCACCTTCAGCCGCAAGCCGCTGTTCGGTTACCAGGCCATGGTCTACGCTATCGCCGCGATCGCGTTCCTGTCGTTCATCGTCTGGGCCCACCACATGTTCACCGTGGGCATGCCGCTGGGCGGCGAAATCTACTTCATGTTCGCCACCATGCTGATCTCCATCCCGACCGGGGTGAAGGTGTTCAACTGGGTGAGCACCATGTGGCGCGGCTCGCTCACCTTCGAAGCACCGATGCTGTGGGCGGTGGCCTTCGTCATCCTGTTCACCATCGGCGGGTTCTCGGGACTGATGCTGGCCATCGTGGTGGCCGACTTCCAGTACCACGACACCTACTTCGTGGTGGCGCACTTCCATTACGTGCTGGTCACCGGTGCGGTATTCGCGCTGATCGGCGCGGTGTACTACTGGTGGCCGAAGTGGACCGGGCGCATGTACAGCGAATTCTGGGCCAAGGTCCACTTCTGGTGGTCCATCCTCTTCGTGAACCTGCTGTTCTTCCCGCAGCACTTCCTCGGCCTGGCCGGCATGCCGCGCCGTATTCCCGATTACAGCGTGGCGTTCGCCGACTGGAACCTGATCAGCTCGATCGGTGCGTTCGGCATGTTCGTCACCCCATTCATGATGGCCGCCATCCTGATCGCCTCGCTGCGCAATGGTGAGAAGGCCGCCGACCGCTCCTGGGAAGGCGCGCGCGGGCTGGAGTGGACCATTCCTTCACCGGCACCGGCGCATACCTTCACCGTGCCGCCGGTCATCCGTCCGGGCGATCTGGCCCACGACGACATCACTCACTGA
- a CDS encoding cytochrome c oxidase assembly protein: protein MNDPRPATPAPSAGLPRLIGVAVAVFVLTFSLVPLYRIACEKVFGVRLERGPGAQAAGGPAAAKRTVRVEFDGGVNSKLPWAFHPEQLSMDVVPGELNEALYYARNDSDHALVGSAVPSVAPAKASGYFSKTECFCFTAQTLVAGEKRDMPVRFIVDPDLPANIKTITLSYTFYKNDALSSQLATATPPATARSAP, encoded by the coding sequence ATGAACGACCCGCGCCCCGCCACGCCCGCGCCGAGCGCCGGGCTGCCGCGCCTGATCGGGGTGGCGGTGGCGGTGTTCGTGCTGACCTTCTCGCTGGTGCCGCTGTACCGCATCGCCTGCGAGAAGGTGTTCGGCGTGCGCCTGGAACGCGGGCCCGGCGCGCAGGCGGCGGGCGGTCCGGCGGCGGCAAAACGCACCGTGCGGGTGGAGTTCGACGGCGGGGTCAATTCGAAGCTGCCGTGGGCGTTCCATCCCGAGCAGCTGAGCATGGACGTGGTGCCGGGTGAGCTCAACGAAGCGCTGTACTACGCCCGCAACGACAGCGACCACGCGCTGGTTGGCAGCGCGGTGCCGTCGGTGGCCCCGGCCAAGGCCTCGGGCTACTTCAGCAAGACCGAATGCTTCTGCTTCACCGCGCAGACCCTGGTGGCCGGCGAGAAACGCGACATGCCGGTGCGTTTCATCGTCGACCCGGACCTGCCGGCCAACATCAAGACCATCACCCTGTCGTACACGTTCTACAAGAACGACGCGCTGTCGTCGCAGCTGGCCACGGCGACCCCGCCGGCCACCGCGCGCTCGGCACCCTGA
- a CDS encoding cytochrome c oxidase subunit 3, with translation MAAQHSPDANVYFVPTHSKWPFIGSIAMMVTMVGVASWLNDAGWGKWTFYAGIAMLVLTLFWWFSDVVRESQAGHYNRQVDGSFRMGMVWFIFSEVMFFGAFFGALFYTRNLGLAWLGGEGDGVMTNELLWDGYSAAWPTNGPGAIGGHFQTIPAWGLPLINTLILLTSGVTLTIAHHALKAGHRRQLLVWLGITVLLGAFFLTLQAEEYIHAYKELNLTLGSGIYGSTFFMLTGFHGAHVLLGTIMLIVMWLRAAKGHFTRDNHFGFEAAAWYWHFVDVVWLMLFLFVYVL, from the coding sequence ATGGCCGCCCAGCACAGTCCCGACGCCAACGTGTACTTCGTCCCCACGCACAGCAAGTGGCCCTTCATCGGTTCCATCGCGATGATGGTGACCATGGTGGGCGTGGCCAGCTGGCTCAATGACGCCGGCTGGGGCAAGTGGACCTTCTACGCCGGCATCGCGATGCTGGTGCTGACCCTGTTCTGGTGGTTCAGCGATGTGGTGCGCGAATCGCAGGCTGGGCATTACAACCGCCAGGTCGACGGCTCGTTCCGGATGGGCATGGTGTGGTTCATCTTCTCCGAAGTGATGTTCTTCGGTGCCTTCTTTGGCGCGCTGTTCTACACCCGCAACCTGGGCCTGGCGTGGCTGGGCGGCGAGGGCGACGGGGTGATGACCAACGAACTGCTCTGGGACGGCTATTCGGCGGCCTGGCCGACCAACGGGCCGGGCGCCATCGGCGGCCACTTCCAGACCATTCCGGCCTGGGGCCTGCCGCTGATCAACACGCTGATCCTGCTGACCTCCGGCGTCACCCTGACCATCGCCCACCATGCTTTGAAGGCAGGTCATCGCCGCCAGCTGCTGGTGTGGCTGGGCATCACCGTGCTGCTCGGCGCGTTCTTCCTCACCCTGCAGGCCGAGGAATACATCCACGCCTACAAGGAACTGAACCTCACGCTGGGTTCGGGCATCTACGGGTCCACCTTCTTCATGCTCACCGGCTTCCACGGCGCGCACGTGCTGCTGGGCACCATCATGCTGATCGTGATGTGGCTGCGCGCGGCCAAGGGCCATTTCACTCGCGACAACCACTTCGGCTTCGAAGCGGCGGCGTGGTACTGGCACTTCGTCGACGTGGTGTGGCTGATGCTGTTCCTGTTCGTCTACGTGCTGTAG